CTGAAAAATTGATGGGCAAGGATGCCAGATTTCTGACGTCCATTATTGTGGTGATTGCCTGGACCGGTATTATTGCCGCACAATTTGTTGCCGGGGCAAAACTTATGTCTGCTTTTGGGAGTATTGATCCTAACGTTTCCATCCTGGTGACGGCTCTGGTTATTATCGCTTATTCGGCCATGGGCGGGCAGTCCTCGGTGATGAAAACCGACAAGGTACAATTTGTCCTTTTAGGGGGCACTCTGCTCTTCATCCTGGTCTATCTTTATGCCGGGCAACCCGTGCCGCTGGAGGCGATCCGGTTCGATTTGATCAATGAGGGGTTTACCTTCGAAAATCTGGTGTACTATCTGGTTGTCGTCGGCGGCAGTTATTTTGTTTGCCCCTTGCTTTTCTCGCGTATTCTGACGGCCCGGGATGCCCGGACCGCCGGGCGAGCTTCGTTTCTGTCGGCATTGGGCCTTGTTGTTATGAGTCTTGTCATTACCCTGATCGGTATTTGGGCCTCTTTTCACATTGACCCGTCCCATGGAAAAGATGTCCTTGGCTATATCATTGCGGAAAAATTGCCGCCTGCAATGGGAATCGCTTTATTGATCGGCCTTGTCTCGGCCATCATCTCTTCGGCTGACACCTGCCTTTTTGCCGTTGCAAGCATTGTTGAGTATGACATCCTGAAGCAGGAGCGGATCCGGACCACCCGGGTAGTTGTGATCATCGTGGGCCTTGTCTCTGCGCTGCTTGCAATGAAAAATCCAGATATTATTTCCCTGCTTATACAGGCATATGCGGTGTTTACCGCCGGTGTTGTTCCGCCGGTGGCTGTTGCCCTGATCATGTGGAAGAAAAGGACTATTCATCCCTATTATAGACGTTTGGCCTTTATCATCGGCGGAATTTGCGGATTTGCTTCCAACCTCATGGGCATCGACATGCTTGCCGTGGGAGGAATGGTCATTTCCACAGCGCTCTCCATTGCAGGACTCTATGTTAGCCAAAATGAATTTTTAATATTCCTATCAAAAAAATGAAATATACCATTGAATCATATATCGATATTGCAAAAAACATTATAGATGGCCAACGCCCTGAAAATAATGTGTATCATCATCTGGCATTGACTGAGGATAAAGATGTGTTCAAACTGATGGCAGGCGCGGATCTCATCCGGA
This window of the uncultured Desulfobacter sp. genome carries:
- a CDS encoding sodium:solute symporter family protein — its product is MLFLILYVVVLLGFGLFEFKKIKNFDDFIVSGRSQGTGAIAYSILATCIGASATLGVVSTARDIGFPAFWWLGAGAVGLLLQSLFLSRKVRQVGAYTLPDLTEKLMGKDARFLTSIIVVIAWTGIIAAQFVAGAKLMSAFGSIDPNVSILVTALVIIAYSAMGGQSSVMKTDKVQFVLLGGTLLFILVYLYAGQPVPLEAIRFDLINEGFTFENLVYYLVVVGGSYFVCPLLFSRILTARDARTAGRASFLSALGLVVMSLVITLIGIWASFHIDPSHGKDVLGYIIAEKLPPAMGIALLIGLVSAIISSADTCLFAVASIVEYDILKQERIRTTRVVVIIVGLVSALLAMKNPDIISLLIQAYAVFTAGVVPPVAVALIMWKKRTIHPYYRRLAFIIGGICGFASNLMGIDMLAVGGMVISTALSIAGLYVSQNEFLIFLSKK